One Eublepharis macularius isolate TG4126 chromosome 6, MPM_Emac_v1.0, whole genome shotgun sequence DNA segment encodes these proteins:
- the GPR26 gene encoding G-protein coupled receptor 26 produces the protein MPAGNSFGNVPPVNGGTMNIWEVILAFLIVVLILVSLLSNVLVLICFLYSTDIRKQVPGLFILNLTFCNLLMTVLNMPLTLAGIIYKNPPGGDQLCHIVGFLETFLTTNSMLSMAALSIDRWIAVVFPLNYHSKMRYKDAALILSYTWLHSVSFPIVATSLSWVGFHHLYASCTLYNKRLEDRTQFMIFTGVFHSLSFLLSFIVLCFTYLKVLKVARFHCKRIDVITMQTLVLLVDIHPSVRERCLEEQKRRRQRATKKISTFIGTFILCFAPYVITRLIELSSIVPINTHWGVISKCLAYSKAVSDPFVYSLLRHQYKKTWKDVINKILKRSSINSSALTSESQSRNILQVNE, from the exons ATGCCAGCTGGGAACAGTTTTGGAAATGTTCCTCCTGTGAATGGAGGCACCATGAACATTTGGGAAGTGATCCTGGCTTTCTTAATTGTGGTGCTCATCCTTGTGTCGTTGCTGTCcaacgtgctggtgctgatctgcTTTTTGTACAGTACAGATATCCGCAAGCAAGTCCCGGGATTGTTTATCCTCAACCTGACCTTCTGCAACTTGTTGATGACTGTTTTGAACATGCCCTTGACCCTGGCTGGGATCATTTACAAGAATCCACCAGGAGGAGACCAGCTTTGCCATATCGTGGGCTTTCTAGAGACTTTCTTGACCACGAACTCCATGCTCAGCATGGCAGCTCTCAGCATAGACAGGTGGATAGCAGTGGTGTTTCCTCTGAACTACCATTCCAAGATGCGCTACAAAGATGCTGCTCTCATACTCAGCTACACGTGGTTGCATTCGGTGTCTTTTCCTATAGTGGCAACTTCTCTTTCTTGGGTGGGTTTCCATCATCTTTATGCTTCCTGCACCCTGTACAACAAGAGACTGGAGGACAGGACACAGTTTATGATTTTCACTGGGGTCTTTCATTCCCtcagcttcctcctctccttcattgtCTTGTGTTTCACATATCTAAAAGTGCTGAAGGTGGCACGCTTTCACTGTAAAAGGATTGACGTGATAACTATGCAGACCCTTGTGCTGCTGGTGGACATCCATCCCAG tgtaagagaGCGATGTCTAGAAGAACAGAAGAGAAGAAGACAGCGAGCAACCAAGAAAATCAGCACCTTCATTGGCACTTTTATACTTTGCTTTGCACCATATGTAATCACAAG ATTGATAGAATTGTCATCTATAGTCCCAATCAATACACACTGGGGAGTCATTTCCAAGTGTCTGGCTTATAGCAAAGCTGTTTCAGATCCTTTTGTGTACTCTTTGTTACGACACCAGTACAAGAAGACATGGAAGGACGTCataaataaaattcttaaaaGAAGTTCAATAAATTCATCAGCCCTCACAAGTGAATCACAAAGTCGGAATATTTTGCAAGTAAATGAATAA